The following coding sequences lie in one Spea bombifrons isolate aSpeBom1 chromosome 5, aSpeBom1.2.pri, whole genome shotgun sequence genomic window:
- the TMEM200C gene encoding transmembrane protein 200C — MIATGGLLRISARKQDPLRPNSQTPKRKRKTKKKRKSDIVVVKGKLKLCSISGLIALCGILVLLVGIAMAVMGYWPKSNSVYHGSLGKIQAKYLSGDSNVIRANKNQSRSHQSSHGSRLDAFKSKDTNVTRSLQQKKSNGFIAGLFSGYLHSDNLKVFGPLIMGIGIFLFICANAVLHENRDKKTKIINLRDLYSTVIDVHGMKCKDGAPLNGFVNYVQSRGMDMKAGETFGAAMLAKSSWHSALGGQIAYSPPDLRETRTSSPKVYHQPPESPSLDEVVYSIYRERSSSVIPFDRSSGRDGVKDPLSESPNIGWGISSTCSIVGSSLNAFTLPVVKLDSCLLEKKDEHGAKEKSTKEVSSGEIELSLTNFSHADLNCEFPKTHRKILRRQSTSCLPDFRRSMSPGPLSDLGSQSLSSTDLDCSLLVKAAPYSKTKPVVHMDSLTSAPLIRKDSQSSDSDHLSNKGYIHLEEAGTSFESIDDPANKTQDCEHPKETDTHHPLEGTSKEQNAETVQKQYSHKEKRLMLSRSHAKVDDGLDTTGK, encoded by the coding sequence ATGATTGCCACAGGAGGTCTTTTAAGGATCTCTGCTCGGAAACAAGATCCCCTCCGGCCTAACAGTCAGACTCCAAAACgcaagagaaaaacaaaaaagaagcgAAAGAGTGATATCGTAGTAGTTAAAGGAAAACTTAAACTCTGTTCAATCTCTGGATTAATTGCTCTTTGTGGAATTTTGGTACTTTTAGTTGGAATTGCAATGGCTGTTATGGGTTACTGGCCAAAAAGTAACTCTGTATACCATGGCAGTTTAGGGAAAATTCAAGCCAAATATTTATCAGGTGACTCAAATGTAATCCGTGCTAATAAAAATCAATCCCGGAGCCATCAAAGCAGTCATGGATCCAGACTGGATGCCTTCAAGTCTAAAGACACAAACGTTACCAGAAGccttcagcaaaaaaaatcGAATGGTTTTATTGCTGGCCTGTTTTCTGGATACTTGCATTCAGATAATCTTAAAGTATTTGGTCCACTTATAATGGGCATTGGGATATTCCTGTTTATTTGTGCAAATGCTGTTCTTCATGAAAACAGAGACAAGAAAACCAAGATAATAAATTTAAGGGATCTATATTCTACAGTGATTGATGTCCATGGCATGAAATGTAAAGATGGCGCTCCACTAAATGGATTTGTGAATTATGTGCAATCTCGAGGTATGGATATGAAAGCTGGGGAAACATTTGGGGCTGCCATGCTAGCCAAGAGCTCATGGCATTCTGCTCTTGGTGGTCAAATTGCATACTCCCCTCCAGATTTACGTGAAACAAGGACGTCTTCTCCCAAGGTATATCACCAGCCACCAGAATCTCCAAGTTTGGATGAggtagtatacagtatatatagggAGAGGTCTTCTTCTGTGATACCCTTTGACAGATCTTCAGGGAGAGATGGGGTTAAAGATCCCCTCTCAGAGTCACCCAATATAGGATGGGGTATAAGTAGTACATGTTCCATTGTTGGTTCTTCCCTTAATGCATTTACACTGCCCGTTGTCAAATTAGATAGTTGTCTTTTGGAGAAGAAAGATGAGCATGGAGCTAAGGAAAAAAGTACCAAAGAAGTATCCAGCGGGGAGATTGAATTGAGTTTGACTAATTTTAGCCATGCAGACTTGAACTGTGAATTTCCCAAAACACATCGAAAAATATTAAGGCGCCAGAGCACAAGCTGCCTGCCCGACTTTAGGAGATCTATGTCACCTGGGCCTTTGTCAGATTTGGGTAGCCAATCTCTAAGTAGCACAGACCTTGACTGTAGCCTTTTGGTGAAAGCTGCACCATATAGTAAAACAAAACCCGTGGTTCATATGGATTCACTCACATCCGCGCCATTGATCAGAAAAGATTCTCAGAGCTCAGACTCTGACCATTTAAGCAATAAGGGCTACATTCATCTTGAGGAGGCAGGAACCTCCTTTGAATCTATTGATGACCCAGCCAATAAAACCCAAGACTGTGAACACCCCAAGGAGACGGACACACATCATCCGTTGGAAGGTACCAGCAAAGAACAAAATGCAGAAACTGTGCAGAAGCAGTACAGTCATAAAGAAAAACGCTTAATGCTCTCTAGGTCGCATGCTAAAGTGGATGATGGCTTAGACACCACTGGCAAATGA